Proteins co-encoded in one Sulfurovum xiamenensis genomic window:
- the hisIE gene encoding bifunctional phosphoribosyl-AMP cyclohydrolase/phosphoribosyl-ATP diphosphatase HisIE — MQIDWNKNPLIPAIAQDHESNEVLMLAYMNEEAYKLTLSTGYAHYFSRSKQRIWKKGESSNHTQEVKDVLLDCDADTVILKIKQNGVACHTGRKSCFFTSVMQDKIVLDQEVDTDAIYGVVDTLYHTILERKNAPEEAKSWTKKLLDDKALMLSKIREEADEVCVAINEESDEQVIYESADLLYHTLVGLGYREISPDRVKQELARRFGMSGIVEKEGRKK; from the coding sequence ATGCAAATAGATTGGAATAAAAACCCCCTCATCCCTGCTATAGCTCAAGATCATGAGAGCAATGAAGTGCTTATGCTCGCATACATGAATGAAGAAGCGTACAAGCTTACTCTCTCTACAGGATATGCCCACTACTTCAGCCGAAGTAAACAACGTATATGGAAAAAAGGTGAAAGCTCTAACCATACCCAGGAAGTCAAAGATGTGCTTCTTGATTGTGATGCAGACACTGTGATACTAAAGATCAAACAAAATGGTGTAGCCTGTCATACAGGACGTAAGAGCTGTTTCTTTACTTCTGTGATGCAAGATAAAATCGTTTTGGACCAAGAGGTAGATACGGACGCTATCTACGGTGTCGTAGATACCCTCTACCATACGATATTAGAACGTAAAAATGCTCCTGAAGAAGCTAAGTCATGGACAAAAAAACTTTTAGATGATAAAGCACTCATGCTCTCTAAGATCCGTGAAGAGGCAGACGAAGTCTGTGTTGCTATTAACGAAGAGAGTGATGAACAAGTCATCTATGAATCTGCTGACCTTCTCTACCATACACTGGTAGGGTTAGGATATAGAGAAATCTCTCCGGACAGAGTCAAACAAGAGTTGGCCAGAAGATTTGGTATGAGTGGGATCGTTGAAAAAGAGGGACGAAAGAAGTAG
- a CDS encoding 2OG-Fe(II) oxygenase: MIQISTHISCDPLFENIEIENKLLPSQYKDYPYLIIKNFFSKEACEELAFLVQEDEKTKRKAKVKKEVITGIVQADIVEEYRKTNIYKLDTFYQNYYDEQFSKYKPIIEEYFTVALTLSTDVQVLEYKKGFFYVKHADDSSEIIDKDEQTIGFKVVAPQRKLSTVLFATSHVSNADERVQSFSGGELMFNYLYDKGGEAVKIKPEAGDMIIFPSNPYFSHEVLPVEEGYRLTLVQWHDAI, translated from the coding sequence ATGATACAGATCAGTACACATATATCTTGTGATCCTTTATTCGAGAATATAGAGATAGAAAATAAACTTTTACCCAGTCAATATAAAGATTATCCCTATCTCATTATTAAAAACTTTTTTTCCAAAGAAGCATGTGAAGAACTGGCTTTTTTAGTACAAGAGGATGAGAAAACAAAGCGAAAAGCAAAGGTAAAAAAAGAGGTGATCACGGGTATTGTTCAAGCGGATATTGTGGAAGAGTATAGAAAGACCAATATTTATAAGTTGGATACCTTTTATCAAAACTACTATGATGAGCAATTCAGTAAGTATAAACCGATCATAGAAGAGTACTTTACTGTTGCATTGACACTATCAACAGATGTACAGGTACTGGAATACAAAAAGGGTTTTTTCTATGTGAAGCATGCAGATGATTCAAGTGAAATTATTGATAAAGATGAACAAACGATAGGGTTTAAGGTGGTAGCACCGCAGAGAAAACTTTCAACCGTATTGTTTGCCACAAGTCATGTGAGTAATGCAGATGAAAGAGTTCAGAGTTTTTCTGGTGGGGAATTGATGTTTAATTATCTTTATGATAAAGGTGGAGAAGCTGTTAAGATCAAACCAGAAGCGGGGGACATGATCATTTTTCCAAGTAACCCATATTTTTCACATGAAGTGTTACCTGTTGAAGAGGGGTATAGACTTACTTTAGTACAGTGGCATGATGCGATATAG